From Patulibacter sp. SYSU D01012:
GTCTCCGCGCACGGTGAGGCGGCGTCGGCGCACGGTGAGGCGGCTTCCGCGCACGGTGAGGCGCCGGGCGCGGGTGAGGCGGAATGTCTGTAGATAGCAGCGTCGATCCGCCTCACCCGCGCCCCACGCCTCACCCCGACGTCGATCCGCCTCACCCGCGCCCCACGCCCCACCCTGACGTCGATCCGCCTCACCCGCGCCCCACGCCCCACCCCGACGTCGATCCGCCTCACCCGCGCCCCACGCCTCACCCCGACGTCGATCCGCCTCACCCGCGCACCACGCCCCCCCCGGTGCCCCGTCTCCCGGCGGGGACGCCTGGCCGCTCCCCGCGTCTTCGCGCACGTTCGGCGCGGGCGCCGACCGCGCCGGCTGCGCCTCCGCACCGGGCTCGACTTTCGGCGTTGGGCTGCGCCTCCGCACCGGGCTCGGCTTTCGGCGCCGGGCTGCGCCTTCCGCACCGAGCTCGGACTTCGGCAGCGGGCTCGGCCGACCGCGCCGGGCTGCGCCTTCCGCACCGAGCTCGGCCGTCCGCGCCGAGCTGCGCCGACCACGCCGCGGCCCTCGGGCCCCCCGGCGCGGGCCCTGGCTCCCTCAGCCGAAGATCGCCAGGTGCAGCAGGCCGGCGCCGAAGCCGAGCACGGCGCCGTGGAGGAAGAGCAGCCACTCGTCCTCCTTCATCGCGGTGCGCAGCATCTCGACGAAGTCCTCGGGCGGCATCGCCCGCAGGCGGTCGCGGATCAGGGTGCGGATCCGCTCGCCCTGCACCCGGTTGAACTCCGGGTCCAGCAGCGGGGTCATCGTGTACTGGACGGCCTCGACCGCCACGGAATCGCGGACGGCGTCGTACGAGCGGCCGCCCATCACCAGGCGCACCGCGGTGCGCGCCGGCCCGATCGCGCGGTCGACCGCGGGGCGCAGCGCCGTCTCGAGCATCAGGCGCGTGCGGTCTGAGCGCGGGCCGTGCAGCAGCTCGTCGCCGATCGCGGCGAGCGTCAGGACCTCCTCCGAGATCACGCCGGCGTAGACGTCGGCGGCCTCGCGCTGGCGTCGCAGGAACAGGCCCTGCAGGCGGATCCCCAGGATCCGGCGCGGCCGGGCGGGCTCGAAGATCATCCAGATGCCGACGAGGTTCGTCGCCCAGCCGACGAACGTGCCGAGCACCGGCAGCACCAGCCAGAAGTGCACCAGCTCGGTCAGGACGACGACGGGGAAGCCGAGCAGGAACGCGAAGACGAAGCCGAAGTTCACCATGAACCGCAGCTCCTTCCGCCCGACCTCCTGGAAGATGCGGTTGGACAGCTCGGGCCGCCGCTCCAGGTGCCGGATGACCATGAGCTTCACGTCGAGCAGCTGGTCGATGTGCTCGCCGATCTCGTCCGTGATCTCGCGGATGATGTCCGGCAGCTGGGCGCGGACGCGCGCGTGGACCGTCTCGCGCACCTGCGGCGGCAGGTCGTGCCACAGCCGCGGGTGCTCGCGCTCCATGATCCGCTCGACGAGGGGCCGCAGCTCGGGCCCCACGGACGCGACCATGTGCTCGGCGATCTTGTCCGGCTCGAGCTGGCGGTAGAAGTCGGCGGCGCTGCCGAGCTTGCTGATGCCCTTGTCGACCGCGATCGAGCCCATCTTCGCCGCGCGCGACGGGATGATCCCCTGCCAGCCGACGCCGCCGTGCATCACGCCCGGGATCTCCTGCACCTTGCGCGGCAGCAGCCGGACGAGGATCCACAGGCCGGGGACCTTCACCCCCTTGAACTCCAAGGGGTTGAAGAGCATCCAGACGGCGGTCCAGTTCGTGATCCAGCCGATGGCCCCCATGAACAGCGGGACCGTGATGAGCTCCTGCAGCCCGATCTCGAGCCCCAGCACGTGGAAGGTCGTGGCCAAAGGCAGGAGCGCCGCGATCATGGACCGCTCGTCCCCGCGGCGGCCGGCCCGCGGTCGCCGGGCAGCACGGCGGCGCAGAAGTCCTCGCCGAAGGGCGTCAGGCCGATGGAACGCCGGACCACGCGCGCGGCGCGGCCGGCGCGGCGCATCGCGTCCTTGACCTCGGGCTGCGCTTCGAGGACCTGGTAGGCGCGCAGGTCGTGCAGCTCCTCGTGGGAGAACCACACGAGGCCCAGGCGGAAGAGGTTGTTCAGGTAGGCCGGCACGCGCTCGACGTAGCGGCAGCCCGCCTCCGCGCCGATGACGGTGAGCCCGGCGGCCACGAGCTCGGAGCCGATGCGCAGCGGCCGCCCGGTGCGGACGTCGACGGCGGGCTGCGCGCCCTTCGTCGCCATCAGGCGCAGGATCCGCGCCTCGTCGGGCGACAGCTCGTCGAGGATGCGGCCGTACGCCGGGTGGGTGTCCTCGGTGAAGTCGACGTCCGCCGCGCGCGCGAGCAGCCCGGCGCCGCGCTCCTGCAGCACCTCGGTGGCCGCCCGCCCGTCCTCGTCCCCCGCCGCGGGGCGGGTGCGGCCGGCGGCGCGCCCCGCCTCGGTCTCGGCGGCGGCGCGCTCGGGCACCAGGCGGTCCAGGCGCTCCTCGACGTCCTCGACGCCCAGCAGCTGCCGGGCGCTGCGGCGGGCCTGCTTGGCGCCGCCCTCGACGGCCCGCAGCGCCAGCCCGCCGAAGGGCAGCCGCCGCGCGACGCCCACCCCGGTGCGCACGCCCTGCTCGGCGCCCCACGCCGCGGCGCGCAGGCCAGTGCTCGCCGCGATCCGGACGAGGCCCGGCACGGCGTCGAGCGCCCCCTCGGCGGGGCGGTCGCGCAGCGGGTCGTGGTCGGGATCGGGCGGGGTGGCGATGCGGGCGATCGTAGGCGAATCCGACGCGCGGTCGCAACCAGGGGCGCCGCGGGCCGTCCGGCGCGCCCGGCGACCCCGTCCGGCGGCGGCGCGGGCACCCGTCCGGGCCCGTCCTCACGCGGTCGTCCGGTCCGGGGCGTACCGTCGTCGGCCCGATGCGGTTGCTGCACACCGCCGACTGGCACCTCGGACGCCTCCTCCACCGGGTGCCCCTGCTCGACGCCCAGCGGGCCGTCCTGGACGGCCTGGTCGCCCTCGCGCGCGCCGAGGAGGTCGACGCGATCCTGCTCGCCGGCGACGTCTTCGACCGCGCGCTGCCGCCCGTGGAGGCGGTGCAGGTGGCCGGCGACGCGCTGCGCCGGCTGGCCGAGGTGGCGCCGGTGATCGCGATCTCGGGCAACCACGACTCGGCCGGGCGCCTGGGCTTCGCGGCCGAGCTGATCGCCGCCGGCGGCGTGCACCTGCGGACCGAGCCGCTGCGCGCCGGCGAGCCCGTCGTGCTGGAGGACGAGCACGGTCCCGTCGCCGTCTACGCGCTGCCGTACCTGGACCCCGACCTGACGCGGGAGCCGCTCGGGGTCGCCGAGCGCTCGCACGAGGCGGTGCTGGGCGCCGCGATGGCCCGCGTGCGCGCGGACCTGGCCCGCCGCGACGGCCACCGCGCCGTCGTCGTCGCGCACGCGTTCGTGCAGGGCGGCGAGGCGTCGGAGTCCGAGCGCGACATCTCCGTCGGCGGCGCGCAGACCGTGCCGGCCAGCGTGTTCGACGGCGTGGCGTACGCGGCGCTCGGGCACCTGCACCGGCCGCACGCCGTCACGGGCGGGGCCGGGGCGGCCGCCGCCCCGGCCGGCGGCCGCGAGGGCGCGGACGCCGACCCGGGCCTGGCCGCGGGGGACGCGGGCGACGGGCCCGCCCGGGGCGACGCGTCGCCCCCCGGCGCGTCCGCCCCCGCGGACGAGGCCGGGGAGGCAGCCGCGCTCGGCGGCCTGTTCGCCGCGCTCGCCGAGGAGGAGCCCCCGCCGCCGCCGGCCCCCACCCCGGTGCCGCCGGCCGCCGGGCCGCGGCCCGTCGTCCGCTACGCGGGCTCGCCCCTCGCCTACTCGTTCACCGAGGCCGACGCCGCGAAGAGCACCGCGATCGTCGACCTGGGCCCCGACGGGGTACGCGACGTCCGGCTCGTCCCCGTCCCGTCTCCCTTCCGCCTGGTGCGCCTGCGCGGCGAGCTCGAGGCGCTGCTGGACGATCCCGCCCACGCGGAGCACGAGACCGAGGACGCCTGGCTCGAGGTGACGCTGACCGACGCCCGCCTGCCGGCCCGGCCGATGGAGCGCCTGCGCCGGCGGTTCCCCCGCGTGCTCGTCCTGCAGCACGCCCCCGAGGGCGAGCTGGCCCCGGCCACCGTCGCCGCCGCGCGCGTGCAGGGTCGCAGCGACCTCGAGGTGCTCGAGCGGTTCGTGGCCGACGCCCGCGGCGCGGCGCCCACCGACGACGAGCGGCCGCTGCTGCGCGACGCCGTCGAGCGCGTGGCCCGGCGGAGCGAGGAGGACTGACGTGCGCCTGCACCGCCTGCAGCTCGACGCCTTCGGGCCCTTCGCGGGGCACGAGGAGGTCGACTTCGACGCGCTCTCCGACTCGGGGCTCTTCCTGCTCTCGGGGCCGACGGGCGCCGGCAAGACGAGCGTGCTCGACGCCGTCTGCTTCGCCCTCTTCGGCGAGGTCCCCGGACCGCGCGGCGACGCGCAGCGGCTGGCGAGCGACCACCGCGACCCCGGCACCCAGCCGCGGGTGACGCTCGAGGCGACGGTCGGCGGCCGCCGGATCCGCGTGACGCGCGTCCCCGCGCACCTGCGCCCGCCGAAGCGCGGCGGCGGCGACCCCGTCGCCGAGCCGGCGTCCGCGGTCCTCGAGCTGCAGGACGCCGACGGGTCGTGGCGCGCCGTCGCCGCGAAGGTGCCCGAGGTGCGGCGCGAGCTCGACCCGCTGCTCGGCATGACCGCGGAGCAGTTCCTGCAGGTCGTGATGCTGCCGCAGGGCGCCTTCGCGACCTTCCTGCGCGCCGACGCGAAGGCGCGCCAGCAGGTGCTCGAGCGGCTCTTCGACGCCGGCCGCTTCTCGCGCATCGAGCTGTGGCTGCAGGACCGCGCGCGCGAGGCGCGGACGGCGCTGGAGCAGGCGCAGATCGAGACGGACAACGCGCTCTCGGAGGGCTGCGGCGCGTGGGCGGCCCCCGGGCCGGCGCCCGTCCTGCGCTCGGGCGCCGCCGTCGAGGAGGTCGAGGCGTGGCTGGCCGCCGAGCGCGACCGGCTGGCCCAGGAGAAGGCGGACGCGGACCGCGCGCGCGACGAGGCGACCGCGGCGCTGCGCGCCGTCGAGGCCGAGCGCGACGAGGCGCGCGGCTGCGCCGAGCGGCAGCGTCGCCGGCGCGAGGCCGAGGCGCAGCTGGCCGCCCTGGCCGGCGAGGAGGCCGCGCACGCGGAGCGGGTCGCCCGCCTGGAGGCGCACCGCCGCGCCGCGCCGTTGCGCGGCTACCTCGACGGGGTCAGCGCCGCGCGCGCCCGCGCGCAGGACACCGAGCGGACGATGGCGAAGGCGCGCGCCTGGATCGACGCGCTCGAGGACGACGCGCTGTCCGCCGACCCCGAGACGTGGGCGGCCGGCGCCCGCCGCCGTGCGGACGACGCCGCGGCGCTGCGCGAGCTCGTCGACCTGGAGGCCGCCCTGCCGCGGCGGGCCGGCGAGCTGGGGCGGCTGCGCGACGCCGCGGCCGACGCCGAGCGCCAGGCCGGCGAGATCGACGCGCGGCTGGCCGATGCCGAGGGTGCGCTCGCCGGGCTGGAGGAGCGGCGCTCGGCCGCGGCGGCCGCCGCCGAGGAGGCTGCCCGGCTGGCCGAGCGGGCCGCGACGGCCGCGGGCTGCGCCGAGGCGGGCGGCCGGCGCGACGCGCTCGCCGCGAAGGTCGCGCGGGCCGAGGACGCCGTCCGGTCCGCGGTCGACGCGCACCAGGCCGCCACCGAGCGGGTGCAGGCCCTGCGCCAGCAGCGCCTGGACGGCTACGCCGCCGAGCTCGCGGCGGGCCTGGCGGCGGGCGAGGCGTGCCCGGTCTGCGGCGCCACGGAGCACCCCGCCCCGGCCGTCCCCGGCGACGGGCACGTCACCGCGGACGAGGAGCGCGCGGCGGCCGCCGCGGCCGACCGCGCCCGCGCGGCGCGCGAGGACGCCGAGCGCCGCCTGGGCGACCTGCGCGCCGACCTGGCGGCCGCCCGCCATGCCGCCGGCGAGGGCACGACGGAGGAGCTGCGCCGCCACGCCGACGAGCTGGCGGGCCGCCTGCGCGCCGCCCGCGCGGCCGCCGCGGACGGCGAGCGCGCCGCCGCCGAGCGCCGCTCGCTCGAGGAGCGGCTGGCCGCCGACCGTCGGCGCGCGCAGGCGGCCCGCGAGACCGCGGCGAAGCGCGGCGCCGAGGCCGCGGCGCTCGACGCCGAGCTCGAGCGTCTGCGCGCCCGGATCGCGGAGGAGCGGCGGGGCTTTCCGGACGTCGCCTCGCGGGTGCGCACGGCGACGCACGAGGCGACGTACCTGCAGAAGGCGACGGACGCCCACGCGCAGTTCCAGGCCGCTCGCGCCGCGCACGCGGAGGCCGAGGCGGCCCTGGCCGCGGCGCTCGCCGAGCACGGCGTCGAGGATCCGTCGGCGGTCGCCGGCGCGATCCTCATGCCCCGCGACGTGGCCGCGCTCGAGGCCGACGTCCGGCGCCACGACGAGACGCGCTCCGCCGCCCGGGCCGTCCTCGACGAGCCCGAGATCGCCGCGACGCCGCTCGAGCCCGCCGTCGACCTGACCGCGGTCGAGGCCCGGCGCGCCGAGGCCGCCCGGCGGGCCGAGGCCGCGGCCGGCGAGGCCGCGTCGATCGGCCGCTGCGCGCAGAGCGAGGCCGAGCGCCGCGCCGACCTGCAGGAGCGCCTGGCCGCCCTCGGACCGCTGACCGCCGCCGCGGACCGCGCGAAGGAGCTGTCCGAGCTGGCACGCGGCGGCGCCGGCAACCGGCGCCGCATCCAGCTCTCCTCGTGGGTGCTCGCCGCGCGCCTGGAGCAGGTGGCGGCCGCCGCGACGACGCACCTGCTGCGGATGTCCGCCGGTCGCTACGCCCTCGTGCTGCACGAGGAGGCCGCCAGCGGGCGCGGCAAGGGCAACGCCGGCCTGGGTCTGCGGGTGCGGGACGGCTGGACCGGCGAGGAGCGCGACACGAGCACGCTCTCGGGCGGCGAGTCGTTCTTCGCCTCGCTCGCGCTGGCCCTCGGCCTGGCCGAGACGGTCAGCGCCGAGGCCGGCGGCCTGGACCTGGCCACGCTCTTCATCGACGAGGGCTTCGGCACGCTCGACGAGCAGACGCTGGACGAGGTGCTTGCCGTGCTGGACGGCCTGCGCGACGGCGGCCGGGCCGTCGGCATCGTCTCGCACGTGCCCGAGCTGAAGCAGCGCGTGCCGATGCAGCTCGTCGTCGAGAAGGCCCGCGAGGGCTCGACGCTGCGGCAGGGCACGGCCGCCGCCGGCTGACCCGGGCCGGGCGCGACCGGGCCCGCCAGCGCGGCTGGGCGGCGCGGCCGCGGCCGGACGGCGCGGCCGCGGCCGGACGCGCGGGACCGGACGGGGCGCCGCGCGGGGCCGGACGGCGCGCCCGGCCCCGTGCGGGTCAGCCGGCGCTGACCAGCCCGATCGGGCAGCTGACGCCGGTCTCGCCGTGGCCGCAGTAGCCGTTGGGGACCTTGTGCAGGTACGCCTGGTGCTCGGGCTCGGCGTAGAAGAACGGGATCGCGCCGCCGAGGAGGGCGCCGCCGAACGCGCCGGGCCCCTCCCCCGCCTGCCGGATCTCGGTCGTGATCGCGCCGTGGCCCGCCTCGGCCAGCACGCGGCCGTAGTTCGTCCGCGACAGCTCGGCCTGCTCGAGCTGGTCGGGCGTCGTCGGGTAGATCGCCGAGCGGTACTGGGTGCCTACGTCGTTGCCCTGGCGCATGCCCTGCGTCGGGTCGTGGTTCTCCCAGAACGTCCGCAGGATCTCCTCGAAGCGGATCTGCTCCGGGTCCCAGACGACGAGCACCGCCTCGGTGTGGTTCGTCCCGCCGGTGCAGACCTCGCCGTAGCTGGGGTTCGGCGTGTCGCCGCCCTGGTAGCCCACGGCCGTCACGAGCACGCCCGGCGTCCGCCAGAACGTGCGCTCCGCGCCCCAGAAGCAGCCCATGCCGAAGAACGCGTGCTGGCTGCCCGCGGGGAAGGGCGGCACGATCGGGCGCCCGAGCACCGGATGGTCGCCCTCGATCGGCATCAGGGCGTCGCGGCCCGGCAGGGTCTCGGCCGGGTCCAGGAGCGTGTCGGGCTTGCTGCGGAAGAACATCTGATCCTCGTGTCGAAGGAGGGGCTCTTCGAGCGTAGCGAGCGCGTCAACCGGCTCCGGAGGGCGCGTTCGCCGCCCCTCGCGCGCCGCGCGACGCCGGTTCGCGCGTCCGCTCCGACGACCGACCCGAGGACCTGCGAACGGCGGAGCGACCGGCCGGCCGGCGGCCCCGGGAACGCCCGCCGGTGGGGCGGCCCGCGCCCGCGTGGACGCCCCCGTGCCGGTCAGCGTGACGATCGGTGGCCGGGCGTGCACCGAGGGCGTACCATGGCCCCGTGGCGAAGGTCATCCGCACCCCGAAGCTCAGCGCCCCGATGCCGGCGCTCAAGCCGCGCCTGCGCGGCGTCCTGCACCAGTGGGCCGCGTGCGTCGCCGCCCTGGCCGGCGCGTACCTCGTGCTCTCGGCCCCCAACGCCGAGGCGCGCGTCGCGTCCGCGGTCTACGCGGTGTCGATCGTCGGCCTGTTCACGGTCTCCGCGATCTACCACCGGGTCAACTGGACGAAGCCGTCGGCCCGGCAGTGGATGCGCCGCCTGGACCACTCCATGATCTTCGTGATGGTCGCCGGCACGGTGACCCCGATCGCGGCCCTCGTCCTCGACGGCGCGATGCGCACCCTGGTGCTCTCCGTCGCCTGGGGCCTGGCCGGCGTCGGCATCACGCTCAAGCTCGCGTGGATCGGCGCGCCGAAGTGGGTCTCCGCCGCGATCTACCTCGGCATGGGCTGGGCCGGCATGGCGATCTTCCCCAAGCTGGTCGGCGACCTCGGCATCTGGCCGGCGGTGGGCCTGCTCGGCGGCGGGCTGCTGTACACGGTCGGCGCCGTCATCTACGCGACGAAGAAGCCCGACCCGCTGCCGCGGATCTTCGGGTACCACGAGATCTTCCACGCGCTCGTCATCGTCGCGGCGATCGCGCACTTCCTCGTCGTCGCGCTCGCCGTCGTTCCCCACGCGTAGGGGGCCGACCGCGATCGCGCGCGCGGGCCGCTAGACTCGGCCCGGCGCGGAGCGATGGCCGAGTGGCTTAAGGCGCTCGCCTGCTAAGCGAGTTGGGGGTTGAAAGCTCCCTCCGGGGTTCGAATCCCCGTCGCTCCGCCTGACCGAAGCCCCCGTCCCCGACGGGGGCTTCGTCGCTTCCGGGATCGCAGGACGGTCAGGCCGCGGCGGACAGAGCGCGCAGCAGCGCGGCGGCGTCGGTCACGCGGTGGCGCTCGTCGGCCGGCACGGTCGCCGCGATGACCTCGGCCAGCCGGTCCTCGCGCCGCTCCCCCGCGAGGGCGGCCCGGCCCGCCGCGGTGACGTCGAGCACCGTCTTGCGGCCGTCGGACGGGTGCGGGCGCCCCGCGACCATGCCCGCGTCGAGCAGGCCGCCGACGGTGCGCGCCATGGACTGCGGCCGCACCCCCGCGGCGGCGGCGAGCTCGCTCGTCGTCCGCGGCCCCTCCCGGTCGAGGACGCCGAGGGCGGCGAGCTGCGGCAGCGGCACGGCACCCTCCGCCCGCACCGTCCGCACCAGCCCCCCGATGGCCAGGCGCAGCTCGTGGGCGAGGGCGGCGGGATCGTCGGGGGCGGCCATGCGCCCAGCCTACCGCAGATCGACAGCAAGACTGTTCAGTTGTGCTGTACAGTTGCCGGCGGCCCCATCTGCCCCGAGGAGTCCCATGCCCGTCACCCACCTGACCCCCGAACCCGCGCTCGTCCTCGTCGACCTGCAGGCCGGCATCACCGCGATGCCCCTCGCCCACCCCGCGGACGGGGTCGTGGCCCGCGCCGCCGCGCTGGCCGCGACCTTCCGGGAACGGCGCCTGCCCGTCGTGCTCGTCACGGTGGCGTTCTCGCCCGACGGCAGCGACGCGCTGCGCCCGCCCGTGGACGCCGCCCCGCCGGCCGCGTCGCCCGGCCCGGACTTCGCCGCCCTCCGGCCCGAGCTCGGCGCGACGGACGGCGACCTGCGCATCGTCAAGCGCCAGTGGGACGCGTTCTTCGGGACCGAGCTCGACCTGCAGCTGCGGCGCCGCGGCGTGCGCAGCGTCGTGCTGGCCGGCATCGCGACGTCGATCGGCGTCGAGAGCACGGCCCGGTCCGCGTACTCGCTCGGGTACGAGGTCGTCGTCGCGTCGGACGCCGTCACGGACACGCAGCCCCTCGCCCACGCGAACAGCCTGGAGCGGATCTTCCCGCGCCTGGGCCGCGTCGACACGACGGACGCCGTCCTGGCGGCGCTCGGGCAGGCGTAGGCCGCCGCCGCAGGCACCGCCCGCCCGGCGGCGCGCCCCGTCCGCCCGCGGCACGTGCCGCGGGCGGGCGCTCCCGTCAGCCGACGCGGACCTCGACGCCCTCCACGCTGTCGTCGAACGCCCACAGGCCGCGGATCGCCGCCACCCCGGCGAGCGGGAACGGGTAGCTCCAGGCGACGTCCTGCCGCCCCGCGACCGTCCAGTACGCGGCCTCGCCCTTGTACGGGCACACGGTCCGCAGGCCGGATCCGGGCCCCGCCGGCGCCTGGACGTCGACGGCCGGAACGTACGCGCGCGGCGGCAGGCCGGTCTCGGCGACCAGGACGGCGTTCGTCGTGCGGGCGACGATCTCGCCGTCGATCAGCACCTCGACGGGCCGCGACGTCGGGTACGCGTCGACGCGGTGGTACGGGTCGCGCAGGCCGCCCGTCACCTGCTCGTCCTCCACGAACCACGCCTCGACGTGCTGCGGGTCCAGTGCGGCCAGCCCGCGCAGCCACGGCGCGGCGGGCAGCGGGTCCTCGTACGCCCAGACGGCGTCGGGCACGGTGCGGCCGCCGACGGTCAGGGACCAGTACGAGGCGTCGCCCTTGAAGGGGCAGTGCGTGCGCGTGTCGGTGCGCTCGAGCGCCTCGACGCGGAAGTCGCCCGTGGGCGCGTAGAGCCGCGGCGGCAGCCCCGTCTCGTGGAGCAGCTGCGCCGCGACCGTGTCGAGGACGATCGCGCCGCCGACCGACGCGCGCACGCGCAGGCCGTAGGGCTGCAGGAAGAGCCGGTGCTTCGGGCTCGATCCCTGCAGGTCGAAGTTGAACGCGCCGTCGGTGCGGCCGAGCGGCCCGGTGCCGAGCGTGAGGGTCATGCCCCCAGCGTGGCACGGCGGCGGGCGGACGTTGGCGGCCCGGGCGCATCGGGCCGCGCCGGCGGCGGTCGCCGGGAGCGGGGCCGCCGACGTGCGCGCCGGATCGGCGCCCGGCGAGGGTGCCGGGCGCGGGCCCGGCCGGCGGCCTACGCCGCGACCAGGGCCTGCTCGGGGTCGCGGCCCTCGGCCAGGGCCTGGGCGGCGCGCCACTCGGCGCGGCGGCGCTCGGCGGCGTCGACGGCCTCGCGCAGCAGCATCAGCTCCTGCGTGGGCATCTCGACGAGGGTGTCGTGCCCGGGGGCGGCCGGGCGGGCGGCCTCGGCGGGGGCCTCGCCGCCGTAGCGGAGGATCAGCGAGATCGCGACGGAGCACAGGACGACGGTCACGAGGTTCGCGACGCCGAGCACCATCGCGCCGAGGCCGACGAGGTTGACGTACGCGAGGCACAGGTTCGTCAGCGCGCCCATGGCCCAGCCGATCGGGCTCTGGCCGGCCGCGGTGCGGGACCGCGCCATGCGGGAGATCTGCGGGAGGTTGGCGCCGAGGCCGAAGACCACGGCGACGGTGGAGAGGACGGAGATCAGGATCATCTGCGGCGTGTCTCTGGGTGGTGATGTGCGTGGAGCTGCGCACGGGTCCGTGCCGGCCGCCGTCCGCCCCTCCGTGGATGGCGGACGCGGACGAGCACGCCGACGCCCCCGCGACCGCGACGCGTTCCGTGCGTCGGCGGTGCGGGGCCGTCCGTCCCTCCGGGCTTCGCCGGTGCTGTGACCGGACGCCGCGCCGCGGAGGGCAGCCCCTGCGCTCATTCCAAGGTATCGGCGGCGATCCGTCCCGCAAGAGGGGTCGGACGGTGAACCCGGTCACACGCTGACCGCGGTCCGCTTGGCGGATCTCCCCTGTACGGCGCACGATCGGCCGGCCACGGCGGTGAATCGGCGGCGCGTCGAGCGGGGCCGGACGCCCCGGTCCGCTTCGCCCGCCGGCCCCGGCGGGCGCTCCCGTGGCCAAGCGCACGCAGCCCGCCCTGCATCCGGGCCCGTCCGCGCGACGAGCCGACACGTTTCCGGCCGGCCCGCTACAGTTCTCTCTCGTTGCGCCCGTAGCTCAGCTGGATAGAGCGTCGGTCTACGGAACCGAAGGTCATAGGTTCGAATCCTATCGGGCGCGCCTTCTAGAACCCCCGCGTTTGCGGGGGTTTTGTCGTTTCCGGGGCTGTCGGCCCGAGCGCCCCGGCGGTCGTGGGTACCGAGCGTGGGTACCAAACGCCCCCTTGAGCGCTCCGACTCCGCCTCCTCCGCGTTGCCTCCGCCGGGTCGACGAGGCGCCCGCCGGCCCGGCCGATGCTGTCCCGCCCTACCCCGGGGTCCCCGGGGGGGAGGGGGCCGGGATCTGGGACTCCTGATCTGCGGCAGGTTCCCTTTTCTCCCCCTGGCGTCGAGCTTGCTCCTCGCGTTGGCGGCGTCGGGTATGGCGCTGTTCTGCTGAGTGAGCCGGCGTGTCGATGTTTGGCATAACGCGTGACCGGACTCGTACGGGCGTCTGCGATGCACGCCCTTAGGCCGTGTGCGTCGTACATTGACGCGCATGTTTCGTCGCGTTGGCGCCGTCGCGCTCTCGGTCGTGGGTGCTGCTCTCGCATCGGCGGCGGCCGCTGAGGCGCGGGTGGTGTCGATCCCGTCTGGCGACTTCGGAACTACAGATGCCCTCGAGGTTGTGGTCCGTCCGCGGTCGGCGCCTCCGGTCGGCTGGCATTACGAACTCGCGTTGCTGATGGACAACGCGGACGAGGACGACGAGGGGTGCGCGTACTACGACTCGGTGAACTCGTTCTTCGGCCGGCGGCCGTTCTCGGTCGAGTATTCGCCCGAAGCGGCCGCGCTGACGTCCGGAGCTGCAGAGTGGTGCCTTGGTACCGGCCGCGTTGTCCTGT
This genomic window contains:
- a CDS encoding DUF427 domain-containing protein codes for the protein MTLTLGTGPLGRTDGAFNFDLQGSSPKHRLFLQPYGLRVRASVGGAIVLDTVAAQLLHETGLPPRLYAPTGDFRVEALERTDTRTHCPFKGDASYWSLTVGGRTVPDAVWAYEDPLPAAPWLRGLAALDPQHVEAWFVEDEQVTGGLRDPYHRVDAYPTSRPVEVLIDGEIVARTTNAVLVAETGLPPRAYVPAVDVQAPAGPGSGLRTVCPYKGEAAYWTVAGRQDVAWSYPFPLAGVAAIRGLWAFDDSVEGVEVRVG